In Bacteroidia bacterium, a genomic segment contains:
- a CDS encoding FdhF/YdeP family oxidoreductase, with product MDDSINSGDSSSASPFTGLRLAAPSEYAGGLPSVKHSFRHIQREMGLLRGFSVLLKMNQMTGFDCPGCAWPDPDDKRSVLAEYCENGVKAVSEEATLKRIGPEFFAKYSVKELAQGTDFWIGKQGRITHPMVLREGATCYEEISWEEAFGLIGTQLRSLHSPDEAIFYTSGRTSNEAAFLYQLFVRAFGTNNLPDCSNMCHESSGVGLSQTVGIGKGSVTMEDIHQAEVVLVVGQNPGTNHPRMLTSLQKCKQNGGKIITINPLPEAGLIRFKHPQHLPDILGSGTQITDIFLQVKINGDVALAKALILLLLEAEDQQPGKVLDKSFIETYTAGFAAFEAEIRKYKLPELSEVCGVMEADIRSAADLLIRHDKIVICWAMGLTQHKNGVDNIREMVNILLLKGAIGRPGAGTCPVRGHSNVQGDRTMGIWEKPGKDFLDRLEKRFDFQPPRNHGLNTVEAIEAMHCGKAKVFIAMGGNFLSATPDTAYTAAALQRCELTVHISTKLNRSHLTPGKTALILPCLGRTETDIQASGQQFVSVENSMGIVHQSMGDLLPASSSLLSEPAIIAGMAKAVLGENNPINWETHVGDYDRIRDMIEACIPGFEDYNQKVRRPGGFYLPNGARERKFNTPDGKAHFSVTAIPEIKLKSDEYLMMTIRSHDQYNTTIYGLDDRYRGIYNERRVVLMNAEDMAEGEMHSGEIVDLVSEYEGEKRVARSFIIVPYDISRRCVATYFPEANILVPLNLKADHSFTPASKSVVIKIGKSKNSIIGK from the coding sequence ATGGACGATTCAATTAATTCCGGCGATTCCTCATCCGCTTCTCCCTTTACCGGTCTGCGGCTGGCTGCCCCCTCCGAATATGCAGGCGGACTGCCTTCTGTCAAACATTCGTTTCGCCATATTCAGCGGGAAATGGGGCTGCTCCGTGGTTTTTCGGTTCTCTTAAAAATGAACCAGATGACGGGCTTTGACTGCCCGGGTTGCGCCTGGCCTGATCCTGATGACAAACGCTCCGTACTGGCCGAATACTGCGAAAATGGCGTAAAAGCTGTATCCGAAGAAGCTACGCTCAAAAGAATTGGCCCGGAGTTTTTTGCCAAATATTCGGTGAAAGAACTGGCGCAGGGTACAGATTTCTGGATTGGCAAACAGGGGCGTATCACCCACCCGATGGTTCTGCGCGAAGGCGCCACGTGTTATGAAGAAATTTCGTGGGAAGAAGCTTTTGGGCTAATCGGTACACAACTTCGATCGCTCCATTCGCCGGATGAGGCAATTTTTTATACGTCGGGTCGAACCAGTAATGAGGCGGCTTTTTTATATCAGTTATTTGTTCGGGCTTTTGGTACCAATAATTTGCCTGACTGTTCAAACATGTGCCACGAGTCGAGTGGGGTAGGGCTGTCACAAACCGTAGGTATCGGCAAAGGATCGGTGACGATGGAGGATATTCACCAGGCCGAAGTGGTGCTTGTTGTGGGGCAAAACCCCGGAACCAATCACCCACGCATGCTCACCTCCCTGCAAAAATGTAAACAGAATGGCGGGAAAATCATTACGATAAATCCTCTGCCCGAAGCCGGACTGATCAGGTTTAAACACCCGCAGCATCTCCCTGATATATTGGGGTCTGGCACACAGATTACCGATATTTTCCTTCAGGTCAAGATCAACGGAGATGTAGCCCTGGCAAAAGCGCTGATATTGTTGCTGCTGGAAGCGGAAGATCAGCAACCCGGTAAAGTGCTGGACAAATCCTTTATTGAAACCTATACGGCGGGGTTTGCCGCATTCGAAGCAGAGATTCGTAAATACAAACTGCCAGAATTGTCAGAAGTATGTGGCGTGATGGAAGCAGATATCCGATCCGCTGCTGATCTGCTTATACGGCACGACAAAATCGTCATTTGCTGGGCAATGGGCCTTACCCAACACAAAAATGGCGTGGACAATATCCGGGAAATGGTCAATATTCTGCTGCTGAAAGGGGCGATAGGCCGACCGGGTGCAGGGACTTGTCCGGTTCGCGGGCACAGCAATGTACAGGGCGACCGTACCATGGGAATCTGGGAGAAACCCGGAAAAGATTTTCTCGACCGGCTGGAAAAACGGTTTGATTTTCAGCCCCCCCGCAATCACGGATTGAATACAGTAGAAGCCATTGAAGCCATGCATTGCGGGAAGGCAAAAGTATTTATAGCCATGGGGGGAAATTTTCTTTCAGCTACCCCCGATACCGCCTATACAGCAGCGGCTTTGCAGCGATGCGAACTGACCGTCCACATTTCCACCAAACTCAACCGCAGCCACCTGACACCGGGGAAAACGGCTTTGATTTTGCCCTGTCTGGGGAGAACAGAGACCGATATCCAGGCAAGCGGGCAGCAGTTTGTGTCGGTAGAAAATTCGATGGGAATCGTTCATCAGTCAATGGGCGATCTTTTGCCGGCCTCTTCGTCTTTGCTGAGCGAACCAGCCATTATAGCGGGCATGGCAAAAGCTGTATTAGGTGAAAACAATCCAATCAATTGGGAAACACACGTGGGTGACTATGACCGTATCAGGGATATGATCGAAGCCTGTATTCCAGGCTTTGAAGACTACAATCAGAAAGTGCGGAGGCCGGGCGGATTTTACCTGCCAAATGGCGCGAGGGAACGCAAATTTAACACACCCGATGGTAAGGCACATTTTTCGGTTACGGCCATTCCTGAAATAAAATTGAAAAGCGACGAATACCTAATGATGACCATTCGAAGCCATGACCAGTACAATACTACGATTTACGGCCTTGATGACAGATATCGCGGAATATACAATGAGCGAAGAGTTGTATTGATGAATGCAGAAGACATGGCCGAAGGAGAAATGCATTCAGGGGAAATTGTCGATCTTGTGAGTGAATACGAAGGAGAAAAACGGGTGGCGAGAAGCTTTATCATTGTGCCCTACGACATATCGCGGCGATGCGTGGCGACGTATTTTCCGGAGGCAAATATCCTGGTGCCCTTAAACCTCAAGGCAGACCATTCATTTACCCCGGCTTCCAAATCAGTGGTTATAAAGATTGGAAAATCAAAAAATTCGATAATCGGTAAATAA
- a CDS encoding ABC transporter substrate-binding protein, giving the protein MNRFYLIAALLLFTSCGIFKPVVTPLDTEADALVTQGKRLLQNEKYAEALDKFELVRSRNFNRSTTAAIYLSGLSAYYLKYDDIAAQRFTTIVEEFPRSRYFDEAQYHQALVKLRSKNTVARFQGYETLLSLADNARTSKMAADAQNKIEQVLFQGFTPQELEKAFNKADVKNKQRVAEAFFYRNSETGEYESTRKMYRDYLKNGGKDSPYMQSIFPKIDSTKKITVFEPEIIRLGVFLPLFLRDGEWKINKNISPETLRSLEFYEGFNMAVNEFSSTSAKKVYLKLYDTRSDSMLTRSFYRDLENLRPQMIIGDIYNNQSRILSEWAEKNKTLQIVPMSATAELVENKSYTFLAHPSAYTHGQRLAEYAYNERGITRTAVFTDGQEATESLAQGYMSTFIQLGGKIDTLKLSLDYKEAAMGQIPKLVAKIPDNDPEMGVYIPLMGNEESASLIVNVLKREGKNVMLMGSPHFRSRYNSLDRETKEGFGLVFTTSHFEDIEDPAYRNLYKTYSEKYNYPPSDNIVQGYDLGKYVLKMLSQYDPLLGISPDTFLRVFPMYKGIHLDYRFNSFQSNQRVNIGMYTQEGVVKLNKE; this is encoded by the coding sequence ATGAACCGCTTTTATCTGATTGCAGCTCTGCTCTTATTTACTTCCTGTGGAATTTTCAAACCGGTGGTCACCCCATTGGACACGGAAGCAGACGCCTTAGTTACCCAGGGAAAACGGCTCCTGCAAAATGAAAAATATGCAGAGGCGCTGGATAAATTCGAGTTGGTGCGTAGTCGCAATTTTAACCGTTCTACTACAGCGGCGATTTACCTTTCCGGTCTTTCGGCCTATTATCTCAAATACGATGACATTGCTGCTCAGCGGTTTACTACTATTGTGGAGGAATTTCCGCGCTCACGGTATTTTGATGAAGCCCAGTATCATCAGGCATTGGTAAAACTTCGCAGCAAAAATACCGTGGCCAGATTTCAGGGTTATGAAACGTTACTTTCGCTGGCAGACAATGCCCGTACAAGTAAAATGGCTGCCGATGCGCAAAACAAAATTGAGCAGGTACTTTTTCAGGGATTTACGCCTCAGGAATTGGAAAAAGCCTTTAACAAGGCAGATGTAAAAAATAAACAACGGGTGGCAGAGGCTTTTTTTTACCGAAATTCTGAGACCGGAGAATACGAAAGCACCCGAAAAATGTATAGGGATTATCTGAAGAATGGCGGCAAAGATTCACCCTATATGCAATCGATTTTCCCAAAAATTGATTCGACCAAAAAAATCACTGTTTTTGAGCCCGAGATAATCAGACTCGGTGTGTTTTTGCCACTTTTTTTGCGGGATGGCGAATGGAAAATCAATAAAAATATCAGTCCGGAAACCCTTCGTTCACTCGAATTTTATGAAGGATTTAATATGGCGGTGAATGAGTTTTCGTCCACTTCAGCCAAAAAAGTATATCTGAAACTGTACGATACCCGGAGCGATTCGATGCTGACCCGGTCTTTTTACCGCGACTTGGAAAACTTGCGTCCCCAGATGATCATTGGGGATATTTACAATAATCAGTCCCGTATTTTGTCAGAATGGGCGGAAAAAAACAAAACCCTGCAGATCGTGCCGATGAGTGCGACTGCGGAGTTGGTAGAAAATAAATCATATACCTTTCTTGCGCATCCTTCGGCTTACACACATGGGCAGCGACTGGCAGAATACGCATATAATGAACGCGGAATCACCCGTACTGCTGTTTTTACTGACGGTCAGGAGGCCACGGAGAGTCTGGCGCAGGGTTATATGAGTACCTTTATCCAGTTAGGCGGGAAGATTGATACGTTAAAACTTTCGTTGGATTATAAAGAAGCCGCGATGGGTCAAATCCCAAAGCTTGTGGCAAAAATTCCCGATAATGACCCCGAGATGGGCGTATATATTCCATTGATGGGGAATGAAGAATCCGCCAGTTTGATCGTGAATGTGTTGAAGCGGGAGGGGAAAAACGTAATGCTGATGGGTTCACCGCACTTTCGTTCGAGGTATAATTCGCTGGACCGCGAAACGAAGGAAGGATTTGGGTTGGTATTTACGACATCCCATTTTGAGGATATTGAAGATCCCGCTTACCGGAATCTGTATAAAACTTATAGCGAAAAGTACAATTATCCCCCTTCTGACAATATTGTTCAGGGGTATGATTTGGGCAAATACGTGCTTAAGATGCTGAGTCAGTACGATCCATTGTTGGGGATATCGCCGGATACATTTTTGCGGGTATTTCCCATGTATAAGGGCATCCATTTAGATTACCGGTTTAACTCCTTTCAGAGCAACCAGCGCGTGAACATTGGGATGTACACACAGGAAGGCGTAGTAAAATTGAATAAGGAATAA
- the rplT gene encoding 50S ribosomal protein L20 — translation MPRSVNAVASRSRRKRMMKHAKGYFGRKKNVWTVAKNQIEKSWVYAYRDRKARKREFRKLWIIRINAGAREHGLSYSALMGKIHAAGVDLNRKVLADLAMNNPAAFKAVVDAVR, via the coding sequence ATGCCTCGTTCAGTAAATGCTGTTGCTTCCCGTTCCAGAAGAAAGAGAATGATGAAGCATGCCAAAGGTTATTTTGGCAGAAAAAAGAATGTGTGGACCGTAGCTAAAAACCAGATCGAAAAAAGCTGGGTTTATGCTTACCGCGATCGCAAAGCGCGCAAACGTGAGTTCCGCAAACTCTGGATCATCCGTATCAATGCCGGTGCCAGAGAACATGGACTCAGCTATTCCGCACTCATGGGTAAAATTCACGCCGCCGGGGTGGATCTCAACCGCAAAGTGCTCGCCGATCTGGCTATGAATAATCCCGCAGCCTTCAAAGCTGTAGTTGACGCAGTGCGTTAA
- a CDS encoding response regulator, translated as MSLKKEPYVLLAEDTYAEVHLFHLALRDAKIEAPLKIVNTGLEVLDFLNANGAYSGRDISYDPSLLILDLNLPLLNGFEVLTRLREDPRFVELPVVIFTSSARYRDNKEAIALGANDFFQKPIDYFDFVESVSKMYARWVN; from the coding sequence ATGTCCCTGAAAAAGGAACCATACGTACTGCTTGCAGAAGATACCTATGCAGAGGTCCATTTGTTTCATCTGGCATTGCGGGACGCAAAGATTGAAGCTCCACTTAAAATTGTCAATACTGGGCTGGAAGTGCTGGATTTTCTGAATGCAAACGGCGCTTATTCGGGGCGGGATATTTCTTACGATCCCAGCTTACTTATTCTGGACCTCAATCTTCCCCTTCTCAATGGATTTGAAGTATTGACCCGACTTCGGGAAGATCCCCGGTTTGTAGAACTTCCCGTGGTCATTTTTACCTCAAGCGCCCGTTATCGGGACAACAAAGAAGCGATTGCCCTGGGAGCGAATGATTTTTTCCAGAAGCCGATTGATTATTTTGATTTTGTGGAGTCAGTTTCCAAAATGTATGCAAGGTGGGTTAATTGA
- a CDS encoding MoaD/ThiS family protein: MKITLIAYGIAKDILGSREIDYEIPEPASVESLLASLARQYPKFGDLSSLRVAINSEYAPGDQPISSKDEVVLIPPVSGG, translated from the coding sequence ATGAAAATCACCTTGATTGCATACGGAATCGCCAAAGACATACTTGGCAGCCGGGAAATCGATTATGAGATCCCGGAGCCGGCGAGTGTGGAGAGCCTGCTCGCCAGTTTGGCCAGGCAATATCCAAAGTTTGGCGATCTGAGCAGTTTGCGCGTAGCCATTAACAGCGAATATGCGCCCGGGGACCAGCCCATTTCGTCCAAAGACGAAGTAGTATTAATCCCGCCGGTAAGCGGAGGATGA
- the rpmI gene encoding 50S ribosomal protein L35 — protein MPKMKTNSGAAKRFKKTASGKIKRKHAFKNHILTKKSKKRKLKLAHFAVVDKTDHDRIEMMIGR, from the coding sequence ATGCCTAAAATGAAAACAAATTCAGGGGCCGCTAAGCGTTTCAAGAAAACCGCCTCTGGAAAAATCAAAAGGAAGCACGCCTTCAAAAACCACATTCTGACCAAGAAGTCCAAAAAGCGTAAGCTGAAGCTGGCTCATTTTGCAGTTGTTGACAAAACCGACCACGATCGCATCGAGATGATGATCGGCCGGTAA
- the guaA gene encoding glutamine-hydrolyzing GMP synthase, whose translation MDHKVLIVDFGSQYTQLIARRVRELQVYCEIIPFHHSIEIDPGLKGVILSGGPCSVNESGAPDMDLDTIIGKVPVLGICYGAQLIARNHHGKVETSAKREYGRAVFQTQNGSPLFHEVAPSSQVWMSHADTITRIPSDYHLIGSTESVEVAAFQHNHLPVFALQFHPEVTHSESGTDILRNFLYQICQIPGDWTPSAFIDTTVRELKAQLGDDRVICGLSGGVDSTVAATLIHRAIGTNLYCIFVDNGILRKNEFEDVLEKYKRLGLNVIGVNAKDRFLGELAGVTDPEQKRKIIGRVFIEVFQDEAHKLDGIGWLAQGTIYPDVIESVSVKGPSATIKSHHNVGGLPEKMNMKVVEPLKYLFKDEVRNVGRDLGLEEMFIGRHPFPGPGLAIRIIGEVSPENVALLQEVDAVFIDALKEKNLYDEVWQAFAVLLPIASVGVMGDERTYEQVVALRAVGSRDGMTADWSRLPYDFLGEVSNRIINQVKGVNRVVYDISSKPPATIEWE comes from the coding sequence ATGGATCATAAAGTTCTGATTGTAGATTTCGGTTCGCAATACACACAGCTCATTGCCAGAAGGGTACGGGAGCTACAGGTCTATTGTGAGATTATTCCTTTTCATCATTCGATAGAAATAGACCCAGGCCTGAAAGGGGTGATTCTTTCCGGCGGGCCTTGTTCTGTCAATGAATCAGGTGCTCCGGATATGGATCTGGACACGATTATCGGTAAGGTTCCGGTGCTGGGAATCTGCTATGGGGCACAACTGATTGCCCGTAATCACCACGGAAAAGTAGAAACTTCTGCCAAACGAGAATACGGCAGGGCTGTTTTTCAGACACAAAACGGTTCCCCCTTGTTTCACGAAGTGGCGCCTTCCTCCCAGGTTTGGATGAGTCACGCAGATACTATTACCCGCATCCCTTCTGATTATCATCTTATCGGGAGCACAGAGTCGGTGGAGGTGGCAGCTTTTCAACACAATCATCTGCCTGTATTTGCCCTTCAGTTTCACCCTGAAGTTACACACTCAGAATCTGGTACGGATATTCTGCGCAATTTTCTCTATCAGATCTGCCAGATTCCGGGAGACTGGACGCCTTCGGCTTTTATCGATACTACCGTTAGAGAACTCAAAGCGCAACTGGGCGATGACCGGGTGATCTGCGGGCTTTCCGGCGGGGTTGACTCTACGGTAGCCGCAACCCTGATTCACCGGGCTATTGGCACCAATCTCTATTGTATTTTTGTAGACAATGGAATCCTCCGCAAAAATGAATTCGAGGATGTCCTGGAAAAATATAAAAGACTTGGGCTGAATGTGATCGGGGTAAATGCTAAAGACCGTTTCCTGGGCGAACTTGCGGGTGTTACTGATCCTGAGCAAAAACGTAAAATCATTGGCCGGGTCTTTATCGAGGTTTTTCAGGATGAAGCACACAAACTCGATGGCATTGGGTGGCTGGCACAGGGTACGATTTATCCCGATGTGATTGAAAGCGTTTCGGTGAAAGGCCCTTCCGCTACCATCAAATCGCACCATAATGTGGGTGGACTTCCCGAAAAAATGAATATGAAGGTCGTCGAACCGTTAAAATATTTATTTAAGGATGAAGTGAGAAATGTGGGGCGCGATCTTGGGCTTGAGGAGATGTTTATAGGACGACATCCTTTCCCTGGTCCCGGACTGGCGATTCGCATTATCGGGGAAGTAAGTCCTGAAAATGTGGCACTCTTGCAGGAAGTCGATGCGGTTTTTATCGATGCCCTGAAGGAAAAAAACCTGTATGATGAGGTTTGGCAGGCCTTTGCGGTACTGTTGCCCATCGCATCTGTAGGTGTCATGGGAGATGAAAGGACCTATGAACAGGTAGTAGCTTTGCGGGCTGTCGGAAGCCGTGATGGCATGACAGCCGACTGGTCACGTTTACCCTATGATTTTCTGGGAGAAGTTTCCAACCGGATCATCAACCAGGTCAAGGGGGTGAACCGGGTAGTATATGATATCAGTTCCAAACCACCGGCAACTATTGAATGGGAGTAA
- a CDS encoding molybdenum cofactor biosynthesis protein MoaE has product MLTDAVLEPSHATDFVSSEHCGGINVFIGTVRNHTKGKTVVRLEFEAYEKMAVNEMKKIARTAREQWQAESIAIHHRTGILVPGDIAVVIAVATPHRAAAFAACQYAIDTLKETVPIWKKEIFEDGEVWVSAHP; this is encoded by the coding sequence ATGCTGACCGATGCCGTATTGGAGCCATCGCATGCGACGGACTTTGTGAGCAGCGAACATTGTGGCGGGATCAATGTATTTATCGGCACGGTGCGAAACCATACCAAAGGCAAGACGGTGGTCAGGCTGGAGTTTGAAGCCTACGAAAAAATGGCAGTCAACGAGATGAAAAAAATCGCCAGGACGGCCCGCGAGCAGTGGCAGGCCGAAAGCATCGCCATCCACCATCGCACAGGCATATTGGTTCCCGGCGATATCGCCGTGGTGATCGCGGTAGCCACGCCCCACCGGGCAGCGGCCTTTGCCGCCTGCCAATACGCGATCGACACCCTGAAAGAAACCGTACCCATCTGGAAAAAAGAAATCTTCGAGGACGGCGAAGTGTGGGTATCGGCACATCCGTGA
- the fdhD gene encoding formate dehydrogenase accessory sulfurtransferase FdhD translates to MLQQKIIPVSVLRVFPDKQESQEDLLAVEEPLEIRLGFGPLDSRETRSLSVTMRTPGHDEELALGFLLSEGIVQGPSDIVQIRHCEKINAPDDWGNVIRAELSPETDLDWAKFHRNFYTTSSCGVCGKTSLEAVAAVCPFPLSEYPLKLSPEVIFGFEKAIQSHQAVFAATGGLHAAALFSASGELLLLREDIGRHNALDKLIGAACNRGIFPLKNHIILLSGRIGFELVQKAVMAGAGALVAIGAPSSLAKSLAEKYQLPLVGFLRNGRYNQYV, encoded by the coding sequence ATGCTTCAACAAAAAATCATACCGGTTTCTGTTTTGCGGGTTTTTCCCGACAAACAGGAGTCGCAGGAAGATCTCCTCGCAGTGGAAGAGCCGCTGGAAATACGCCTGGGTTTTGGCCCGCTGGACAGCCGGGAAACCCGAAGCCTGTCGGTCACCATGCGCACACCCGGTCACGATGAGGAGTTGGCACTGGGTTTTTTGCTTTCGGAAGGGATCGTTCAGGGGCCGTCGGATATCGTGCAAATTCGCCACTGCGAAAAGATCAATGCTCCCGATGATTGGGGAAACGTCATTCGCGCCGAACTTTCTCCCGAAACCGACCTGGACTGGGCAAAATTTCACCGCAATTTTTACACGACTTCAAGCTGCGGGGTATGTGGAAAAACTTCCCTTGAAGCTGTGGCGGCAGTTTGTCCTTTTCCTTTGTCTGAATACCCACTGAAGCTTTCCCCGGAAGTGATTTTCGGATTTGAAAAAGCTATTCAGTCTCATCAGGCAGTATTTGCTGCTACGGGCGGTCTTCATGCCGCTGCTTTGTTTTCCGCTTCGGGCGAATTGCTGCTGTTACGGGAAGATATTGGCCGTCACAATGCGCTCGACAAACTCATCGGTGCAGCCTGCAACCGGGGGATATTTCCCCTGAAAAATCATATCATCCTGCTCTCGGGCAGAATCGGTTTCGAACTGGTTCAAAAGGCCGTAATGGCGGGTGCAGGCGCTTTGGTTGCCATTGGGGCGCCGAGTAGCCTGGCTAAATCGCTGGCGGAAAAGTATCAGCTTCCCTTGGTGGGCTTTCTGCGGAATGGGCGGTATAATCAATATGTTTAA
- a CDS encoding ABC transporter substrate-binding protein, which produces MSRYLLLLTFVFCIIRPGFSQPEEPDEDVIAAALVAQGKNYLESRQYHKAQEVFEAAAIRPFNQSTTAAIYLSGLTNFRLADFRRAGEYFATIVEIYPQSRYLDESSYHIALILLRERSERKSRAAIEGLLAIAARTYDDNLSRDAIDRVRKYLFYESSLPFVESLWETGPKQYRMVFLEALCYHLVERGEREEARVRYENYLLASGEPESAFLQRLLGKEEVVKFVDRDVVRLAMFMPLFLGEYDISAIDKIPSRSELATEFYEGFQLALREAEQRWNKKIYLKVFDTRRDTVVTQNYLQELENLQPDLIVGDIFNAQSKVIGDWAERHRTPQLIPLSPSEELVKDKTQVFLAHPSAETHGRNMAYYAWDSLHLNRIAVWTDGQRSTEILAKSFSQTFDTLGGEIITLEVDSALSNDVEKDIYSYVRSLKFQQVDGVYIPIMGNQEVAGLILSQISAMDLQVKIMGSPHWWQRYENVDRELKESSQLIFTTSYMENKKDPEYIQFFESYLKEYLMPPSDFSVQGYDLGMYLIALFEQYDYRSGQALAGYIRQFPVYHGLHIDIDFKENQSNQFVNIAAFRDGMVQKINQPEKFRLSEFFQTKD; this is translated from the coding sequence ATGTCCCGTTACCTATTATTGCTGACATTCGTTTTTTGCATCATTCGCCCGGGTTTTTCCCAACCAGAAGAACCTGATGAAGATGTAATCGCTGCCGCTCTGGTTGCGCAGGGCAAAAATTACCTGGAATCCCGGCAATACCATAAAGCCCAGGAGGTCTTTGAGGCTGCTGCAATTCGTCCGTTTAACCAAAGTACGACGGCGGCGATTTATCTTAGCGGACTTACCAATTTCCGGTTGGCTGATTTTCGGCGTGCCGGAGAGTATTTCGCTACGATAGTTGAAATTTATCCGCAGTCCCGGTACCTGGATGAATCCAGTTATCATATTGCACTCATCTTGCTTCGCGAAAGAAGTGAGCGTAAAAGCCGGGCCGCCATCGAAGGACTGCTCGCAATTGCCGCTCGTACCTATGATGACAACCTGTCTCGCGATGCCATTGACCGCGTGCGTAAATACCTGTTTTACGAATCTTCCCTTCCGTTTGTGGAAAGCCTATGGGAAACCGGCCCCAAACAATACAGGATGGTTTTTCTTGAGGCACTCTGTTATCATCTGGTCGAAAGGGGGGAACGAGAAGAAGCCCGGGTAAGGTATGAAAACTACCTCCTGGCTTCGGGTGAACCCGAATCAGCCTTTTTGCAAAGATTGTTAGGAAAAGAAGAAGTGGTAAAATTTGTAGATCGGGATGTGGTGCGGCTGGCAATGTTTATGCCTTTGTTTCTCGGCGAATATGATATTTCCGCTATAGATAAAATTCCCTCGAGAAGTGAACTTGCCACCGAGTTTTATGAAGGTTTTCAACTCGCGCTGCGAGAGGCAGAGCAGCGGTGGAATAAAAAGATATACCTGAAAGTATTTGATACCCGCCGCGATACGGTGGTTACACAAAATTATCTGCAGGAACTGGAAAATCTGCAGCCTGACCTGATTGTTGGGGATATTTTTAACGCTCAGTCGAAGGTCATTGGAGACTGGGCGGAAAGGCATCGTACGCCTCAGCTCATTCCCCTGAGTCCGTCAGAAGAACTCGTCAAAGACAAAACCCAGGTATTTCTCGCTCATCCTTCTGCCGAAACCCACGGTCGTAATATGGCCTATTATGCCTGGGATTCTCTGCATCTCAACCGGATAGCGGTATGGACAGATGGACAGCGGAGTACCGAAATTCTTGCAAAGTCATTTTCCCAGACCTTTGATACGTTGGGTGGGGAAATCATCACGCTGGAAGTGGACAGCGCCCTTTCCAATGATGTGGAAAAAGATATATATTCCTATGTACGGTCGCTCAAATTTCAACAGGTAGATGGTGTTTATATTCCGATCATGGGCAATCAGGAGGTTGCAGGACTTATCCTGAGCCAGATCAGTGCGATGGATTTACAGGTGAAAATCATGGGCTCGCCGCATTGGTGGCAGCGTTATGAAAATGTGGACAGAGAGTTGAAGGAGTCCAGCCAGTTGATCTTTACCACTTCTTATATGGAAAACAAAAAAGATCCGGAGTATATACAATTTTTCGAGTCTTACCTGAAAGAATATCTGATGCCCCCCTCTGATTTCAGTGTGCAGGGATATGACCTGGGAATGTATTTGATCGCATTGTTTGAGCAGTATGATTACCGGTCGGGTCAGGCACTGGCGGGATATATCCGGCAGTTTCCCGTTTACCACGGATTGCATATTGACATAGACTTTAAAGAAAACCAAAGCAACCAATTTGTAAATATTGCGGCATTTCGTGATGGCATGGTGCAAAAAATCAATCAACCGGAGAAGTTCCGTTTATCGGAATTCTTCCAAACCAAAGATTAA